The following proteins are co-located in the Gloeocapsa sp. PCC 7428 genome:
- a CDS encoding competence/damage-inducible protein A has protein sequence MTAEIICVGTELLLGNILNKNAQYLAQQLANLGIPHYYQTVVGDNVARLKQVIEVAIARSKILIFTGGLGPTPDDLTTETLADFFGVPLVENPEILEDIARKYAIRGRVMTPSNRKQALIPQGATVLPNPAGTAPGIVWSPTSNLHILTFPGVPSEMQRMWQETAVPYLKTLGFGQEIIFSRTLKFWGIAESALAEKVSAFLNLPNPTVAPYASRGEVKLRISAKATSLAAAEELIAPIAQQLQTIGGLNYYGQDDDSLASVVGQLLQQANATLSVAESCTGGGLGQMLTDVSGSSRYFMGGVISYDNQVKVSLLGVDPQALIQEGAVSSTVAAQMAQGVRSHLGTTWGLSITGIAGPDGGSLTKPVGLVYIGLAQANGTVQTFEHRYGQDRSRSLIRHLSACTALDALRRKLLDSQF, from the coding sequence ATGACTGCTGAAATTATTTGTGTTGGCACCGAGTTACTCCTGGGCAATATTTTGAACAAAAATGCCCAGTACTTAGCACAGCAACTCGCAAATCTAGGAATTCCCCACTACTATCAAACAGTTGTGGGAGATAACGTAGCGCGGCTCAAGCAAGTCATTGAAGTTGCGATCGCGCGCTCAAAGATCCTCATTTTCACGGGCGGGCTTGGTCCAACACCTGATGATTTGACAACCGAAACTCTCGCCGATTTTTTTGGTGTCCCTTTAGTAGAAAATCCAGAAATTCTAGAAGACATTGCCCGAAAATATGCGATTCGCGGTCGAGTAATGACACCGAGTAACCGCAAGCAAGCGTTGATTCCGCAAGGAGCCACCGTTTTGCCGAATCCGGCTGGTACAGCACCAGGAATCGTTTGGTCCCCAACTTCTAATTTGCATATCTTAACTTTCCCTGGTGTGCCATCAGAAATGCAGCGTATGTGGCAAGAAACTGCCGTACCGTATCTCAAAACCTTAGGATTTGGTCAAGAAATTATCTTTAGTCGCACCTTAAAGTTTTGGGGAATCGCGGAGTCAGCTTTAGCAGAAAAAGTATCAGCATTTCTTAACTTACCGAATCCAACAGTTGCTCCCTATGCTAGCCGTGGCGAAGTGAAATTACGCATCTCTGCTAAAGCAACTTCACTCGCCGCTGCGGAAGAATTGATCGCACCGATCGCACAGCAACTACAAACGATTGGTGGGTTAAATTATTACGGTCAAGATGATGACTCGTTAGCCTCTGTGGTCGGGCAATTATTGCAACAAGCAAATGCGACGCTTAGTGTTGCTGAATCTTGTACAGGTGGCGGATTGGGACAAATGTTGACCGATGTTTCTGGAAGTTCGCGCTATTTTATGGGCGGAGTTATTTCCTATGACAACCAAGTTAAAGTGTCGTTGTTAGGTGTCGATCCACAAGCTTTAATTCAAGAAGGAGCCGTCAGTTCAACAGTCGCCGCCCAAATGGCACAAGGAGTGCGATCGCATTTGGGAACAACTTGGGGATTAAGCATTACTGGTATCGCTGGACCTGATGGCGGTAGTCTTACTAAGCCCGTAGGTTTAGTCTATATTGGGTTAGCTCAAGCAAACGGCACAGTGCAAACTTTTGAACATCGCTACGGTCAAGACCGATCGCGATCCTTAATTCGCCACTTGAGTGCTTGTACCGCGCTCGACGCTTTACGCCGTAAGCTACTTGACAGTCAATTTTAG